The sequence below is a genomic window from Daphnia pulicaria isolate SC F1-1A chromosome 6, SC_F0-13Bv2, whole genome shotgun sequence.
CATAGTTAGTAATTGGTAGTGGTTTAATGCTATTTAGTTTTGGCGTGATATACAGAAAATTTTAACCAACTTATATTTAAACAAGCGCTGTACAGTATgtgttttccaaaaaaagaaataaaattgattccTTTCTCACATTttcacaaggaaaaaaaacaaaatatttgatctttttaattattttcgtataaaataaaattttgctaattttttattattctaaaAGTAacatagctgctgctgctgcaggacTTTAGTATGGTATTATGCTCCTTGAGCCAGATTCAAGGTCAATTGAGcaactttttttgaaaaacccacttttgttaaaaatcgtaacacgtcccttttttaaaacaacgtTAACATAACAACATAAGTAATTTCCCTGTTCAAATTATAGTAGACATCCCGGGTCAACCTCAAAAGCGGTCGTTAGAGGGAAACTGCGTCGAAGGGGGAGAACCGTGGGGTGGGAAACTTTTCATcccctccctccttttttctgccatgcgaaaaaggaaacaaaagggCTGATATTCATTTCGCTTTTTAGTATCTCGGCTCAGTAGGCCCTAAGAGATTGTCCCGTAGTCACGAAAGAACCTTTCAAAATAGATATTCAAGCCCATTTACTTTGTTAAAACTGCTGCATTCCTTTTCTGTTCTATTTAATCCCCATAAAAATTCTTGCCAGTTTTCGCCGGAAGTTtgcttgaattaaaaaaagcaaGGCAGTCCAGTCGACATTGTGAAAGCATGGCTATCGAAACTCAAAAACCCTCGGGTATGTATTTCTCGGAACTATATTGGCAACCCAAATAGCATTCTTCATTgcttattttttgtgtgtcagcCCCACCTGGTTTTCTTAACATGAGCGGCCAGCAGGCTCAACAATCGTATTTACCTTTAGATAatggccatcatcatcatcatactCCACCAGTAATGAATGCACCCAGCCACACCATCATCAATGTGAACACTCAACCATCAAAATCTGTCGTTTTCGTTGGTGGGGGTTGTCCATCGTGCCGAGTATGTGattttacaaatattttacGAATAGTTAATAATTTGTACGCTTTCAAACAGGTTGGTGTGTTGTCCAAAAGTCATTGTACTTTTTGTGGCATTTTGTGGtcaattcttcttttcccaATCGGGTTGTTATGTCTCTGCTGCTGTACGAAGGACCGCTGTTCCAATTGCTCGTACACTCAAAATTGATGCAATTAGCCAGAAAGTGAGTCTGCAATGGTGCATTACTCGAAAGAAAACAATGGTTCGTCGTTCTTTTGTGTTAAATCGTTGAAACTGCtgtcaaacaaagaaaaacgaattcaCTTGAAATGGATTAGTTAAGTTACCGTTAAAAGTGTTTATAACCAAGAAAATCTGCTTGTTCAATACAAGATTAAAACGTTGCATTCCATTTCTTATCTTGTCATCTTTATATTTGCTATGTTGATTCATAACGATGTCTTTCGCTTTTATGTGATACCTAAGACCTCCATCGTGCCGGTCGTGCTTTTCAGATTGGAGGGATCGCAAATTTCCAATAGAAATCAGAGACCGTAACTGAATCATGTAATCTAAAACAAGTTGACTTGATTGTTTCGAGAACGTAGACGAAGCAGAGAATACAGTAACCATCATGGCGTGTTCATTAATTGTGTAGTTGGATATCCTTTATTTATATTATCAGGCTACAGCTAATATCTGAATCCTGATAACAAGCGTTGCAGTGTCAGAACCATAAAAAGCTAAAAACAAGTAACTTGAATAAGAACCTAACAGTGCGGTATTTTGTGTTCTTTATTTGTTACCGGCTATAATCCTATGTGCTATAGCCAAACCAAAGCATCAAATGAATGAGGGGACTCGGATATCAGTTGCGAATagtgatgaaatgaaataaacaacaGTCACATGAAAATTAGTCCattcgaaatttgaaaaaccacTTTGAATTCGCcgctcgtaaaaaaaaaactggtacAAAGCGCCACCTATAGTACTGTTTAGAAACTATTCAGAGAAACATCAGACGAATTTGGACATCCATACCACCACACACGTGGAATTAATCATTCATTCTGACATTCAGAAAAAAGAGGTTGTATCTTAATTTTTTCGTCCGTCCTTTGTATGAAAATTAAGTAATGGATCCCGACGGAGACCTTCCTGTATTGTTGGAAACGAGTGAAACAAACCTCCCTCACCAATCTTTCCATGAAAGCAGCACAAATGTTAGTGTAGCCGATTCAGCAGCTGCAACCATGGGAAGCGAATCTTTTAGAGAATTTAGTGATCGCGGTCAAATTAGCAGCAACTCTTCTTCTGACAGTGATGTCTCTGATGAGGAGTCTTTTGTTGAATCAGGTTGTAACAGCAATAAACCATCCTCCAACCAAGATCGCTTTAATGAAAGTGGCATGAGCAGTGATGAAGACTGGGTTGAAGAACCTTGTGCAGATGAACCCATGCATAATATCAAGTAAAATTCttaatattatttgttttaaatcagTGAATCACAAAATACTTTTTGCCATCATCACAGGTGCCTTTTCTGTTCTGAAATCCTGTCAAATGCCCATTCTGTATTGGAGCATTGCCAAACTGTACATCACTTTAGCTTGGCTGCTCTGCAGAAAAAACATGGAATGGATCAATATAGTTTCATCAGGCTGATTAATTTCATTCGCTCATGTAGTGCTACTTCCAGGGAAGTAATGGATATGGACATGCCTATTTGGGAACAAGACAAGTTTATGATGCCTGTCATTGAGGATGATGCTCTTCTCATGTATGGTAAGAAAGTGAGATAACTGTTTCCTCAATTTGAAATGAGAAATTGATGATTTTCCCTTTAGATTTTGATGGAGATGGAGACATTCCTAAGGGATCTGCATCGGAAGTCGTTTCAACAGCAGCTTCGTCTGACAGCGACAATTTGAAGGTTCAAACTGAGGGGCAAATGTTTTCAAACTTTCGAGTGGCGAATGCAGAAGGTGGCCATGTGACACTGAGTCAATCTCATTTTGACGATTTGCACGCCACCCTTCAAAGAATGCAGCTGGTTGTCGACGAATCCAGTGCTACTTTGAAGCAGTATCAAAAAGATATGGAATCTATGCGCAAGGTGAACGCATAGCATCACTTTTGGTATTTCATGCTTCTAACGCGCAGTTTGGTATAGGCAATGAAACACATGGTCATGGGagataaacaaaaagaggaagaagatctTGCCGCATTGCGTtgtgaggaagaagaggatgaagaAGATGGTTATTTCTCTGGTTATGCACATTTTAGCATTCACCACGACATGCTTgccgtaatttttttacttttaatctTATCAAtcgttttgtttaaaaattttaattttttcctttttaaaaaattaggatAAACCGAGAACAGACAGCTATCGAGACgccattattaaaaatagccATATGATGAAGGATAAGATTGTTTTGGATCTTGGGTGTGGAACTGGTAGGATTTTCAAACaagaactttttaaaaatggaaacggAATCATACGCCCTTATTTTCTCAGGCATCCTGTCGATGTTTGCGGTTCAAGCCGGTGCTTCGAAGGTTATTGGAGTGGACCAATCGCAGATCATTTTTAATGCTATGGCTATTATACGGTACGcgcttgattttttattttgagtttTCTTCGTAAAAATGTGTGCTATTTCCGCACTTTCAGGGAGAACAAGATGGAAAACAAGATCAAGCTGGTTCGTGGGAAAATCGAAGAAGTTACCTTGAATGAACCTATGGTCGATGTGCTAGTTTCGGAATGGATGGgatactttcttctttttgaaggCATGCTGGATAGTGTTATTCATGCTAGGAACAAATACCTCGCTCCCGACGGCCTTATGCTCCCCAATTCCTGCACGATTTCGATGATGGCCATTGGGGATTCTGGTGGGAATTTGCATAGCTTTTCTTTTAGAggtttttaaaagatttcttttaccTTTTCACATTAGAGCGCTACTCTGAAATGGTGAGATTTTGGGACGATGTGTACGGATTGAAAATGACATCGATGCGGCCTGAAGTTCTCCGTGAAGCATCGATCGAAACTGTTCCAGTGGATAAGATTCTCAGTGATCCATCACTAGTACTTCAGTTAGATCTGAAAACATGTACATCGcaggaaacagaatttttcagAGTCTTCCAATTGAAAATGACGCGGGAGGATAAACTGACTGCTTTGGTTGGTTCGTTTGACGTCACATTCCATTTGGATCACACGGTTCTGCTTTCTACTTCGCCTTATAGCTCGCCTACTCACTGGAAACAGACAGTTTTTTATTTGCCTGAGCCCATAACCGTGCATACAGGTAAATTCCACGATGGAATTTGTTCATTATTCGATTTTCTCTTGAgtcatcttttaaattttttcaggaCAAGTTCTCGACTGCAGTATCAAAGTTCAGCGTCACAGTAAAGAAGTCCGCTGGCTTGATGTGACCATAACTATTAacggagaaaaattcaaatacagCCTTAGCTGAACACCATCTTTTTATATGTAATATCCATACCAACAATATTTTCGTTGATACCGTGCTTGTTACTCAGTACAACATGTACAACATGTATAATATCCTTATCTTAAATTCTTCTTAACTTtgcaaaaacacacaaaagagatcgaagactggaagaaaaaaacacgaagAAACAGTGCTGTTTGAAGAGTATTATTCAACCCTTAGTTCATTGTATGATTTCAAGAATTCGGCTGACTtgagttgtttgttgttggggGCTTATGCTTATGGCATCTTGTAGTTTTTCCCATAGGTTCTTTGGTACGTGTTCGCATTCGTGTTTCAGTTCTCCCCAAACTTGACCCTCATGGACGGCCTGCCCCACCTTGACATTGAGTTGAACTCCAACGGCTGGCAGAATCACATCGGAAGCTCTGGCTCGAGCGGCACCGAGTGCGCCGCAAACTTGAGCGATGGCAAGAGCATCAAGATCAGCGACGTAGCCTTTTTTCAAAAGTAAGAGGTATTAGCCTTGGCAAGTTTTGACAGTTCGACGTAGACAATACCAGAAGCTGCAGTTACTAGCggagaagaaaatttttctttgggtAAAACAGATTCAACATTTCCATGGCACAGTTCGTAAGCCACGCCCGGCTGAACATTTTGATTGATCAACATTTTCTCGAACCGGTTCAGCGCTGCTCCGTTCTTCAAGGTTTCAAGAATTAAATCCCTTCCCTGGGCGATATTAGTCGCCTTGCCCGTGGAATGCAACAGTAGTGCTCCTGATGGGAAAAACACGTTCTGTTTGATATTTGTTTAcgtaaaaatcaattgaatgcaAGAAAACCTTGAATAGCCACCAACTCGTTGAGATCTTCTGGCCCGTTTCCTTTCAGACCCGATATGGCTTCAATCACTTCTAGCGAGTTCCCTACCATCATTCCTAAGGGATGATCCATTGATGTCAACACAGCTGTGGTCGACATTCCTTGGTCTCTAGCCGCACCAACCTTTaatgaaaaagcaaaaaatcaTTACCAATCTGTTTTAcctaaaaaacaaagaaacagaCAGTATTATAATTAAGAATTCTTACAAGATTTTTAGCTAGATGGCGAGCATCGGCAAGTGTAGGAGAGAACGAAGCCCTCCCAACTTTGACATCGAGAACCAGAGCACTGAcattttcagccgcctttttGGAAATGATGGACGCTACACACATAACATACAatagttgtttttttattattattatattattttattttttaaatatgtttcTATTATTTACCTGTGACGAAGTTGGCATTGTCAACGGTTCCAGTAATGTCTCTAGTGGCGTACATGATCCGATCTGCAGGTACAAGATGGGCCGTCTGACCGCAGATGCAACAACCGGAATCAGCTAGGCATTGTTGCATTTCTTCAAGGGTTAAATCAACTTTAAATCCTACAAATTTCTTCATGATTAAGGTTTtttgtagtaaaaaaaaaaaattatttatttacctgGAATGGTTTCAAGTTTATCTAGCGTACCACCCGTAAAACCAAGTCCTCGTCCCGAAACCATTGGAACTTTTAATCCGCAAGCAGCCAAAGCGGGTGCCAGGATCTTGTTCATTCAAAGTGAGATAATATTATTTGGCAATTaatgtaaaatttattttgctaACCAACGAAATTTTATCTCCCACGCCACCAGTACTGTGTTTGTCAACCAACACCGGTTTCCACTCTTCCGGCC
It includes:
- the LOC124343254 gene encoding thymidine phosphorylase-like; amino-acid sequence: MRIADVIIKKRDGQDLTDEEIKFFIKELVDGRLEGSQLGAMLMAWYLKGMNARELSTLTNTMTFSGETLSWPEEWKPVLVDKHSTGGVGDKISLILAPALAACGLKVPMVSGRGLGFTGGTLDKLETIPGFKVDLTLEEMQQCLADSGCCICGQTAHLVPADRIMYATRDITGTVDNANFVTASIISKKAAENVSALVLDVKVGRASFSPTLADARHLAKNLVGAARDQGMSTTAVLTSMDHPLGMMVGNSLEVIEAISGLKGNGPEDLNELVAIQGALLLHSTGKATNIAQGRDLILETLKNGAALNRFEKMLINQNVQPGVAYELCHGNVESVLPKEKFSSPLVTAASGYVADLDALAIAQVCGALGAARARASDVILPAVGVQLNVKVGQAVHEGQVWGELKHECEHVPKNLWEKLQDAISISPQQQTTQVSRILEIIQ
- the LOC124343368 gene encoding brain protein I3-like, which gives rise to MAIETQKPSAPPGFLNMSGQQAQQSYLPLDNGHHHHHTPPVMNAPSHTIINVNTQPSKSVVFVGGGCPSCRVGVLSKSHCTFCGILWSILLFPIGLLCLCCCTKDRCSNCSYTQN
- the LOC124343198 gene encoding protein arginine N-methyltransferase 3-like, translating into MDPDGDLPVLLETSETNLPHQSFHESSTNVSVADSAAATMGSESFREFSDRGQISSNSSSDSDVSDEESFVESGCNSNKPSSNQDRFNESGMSSDEDWVEEPCADEPMHNIKCLFCSEILSNAHSVLEHCQTVHHFSLAALQKKHGMDQYSFIRLINFIRSCSATSREVMDMDMPIWEQDKFMMPVIEDDALLMYDFDGDGDIPKGSASEVVSTAASSDSDNLKVQTEGQMFSNFRVANAEGGHVTLSQSHFDDLHATLQRMQLVVDESSATLKQYQKDMESMRKAMKHMVMGDKQKEEEDLAALRCEEEEDEEDGYFSGYAHFSIHHDMLADKPRTDSYRDAIIKNSHMMKDKIVLDLGCGTGILSMFAVQAGASKVIGVDQSQIIFNAMAIIRENKMENKIKLVRGKIEEVTLNEPMVDVLVSEWMGYFLLFEGMLDSVIHARNKYLAPDGLMLPNSCTISMMAIGDSERYSEMVRFWDDVYGLKMTSMRPEVLREASIETVPVDKILSDPSLVLQLDLKTCTSQETEFFRVFQLKMTREDKLTALVGSFDVTFHLDHTVLLSTSPYSSPTHWKQTVFYLPEPITVHTGQVLDCSIKVQRHSKEVRWLDVTITINGEKFKYSLS